A genomic segment from Candidatus Poribacteria bacterium encodes:
- a CDS encoding AAA family ATPase, which produces MPKLVVKNFINIREAEIDMDKTLVVFIGETASGKSVLAKLLYFFQELIRDFRQHIRQINTHPSEYLQTPGQEMSTVFQTQIARKFREFFGDAEGVSKPVAKSQETTGQKSTEEKEGTTKPFEITYHYTRESAIRLTITDEKTLHIALPDIMEEVESLCYNLLDKLKEVNLKQLESAVTETNSLVQTDTTSENAQDTQSADRFYYILNMAIGMSDITEKLAGKYRDSLFIPADRNIAANYPDALKRIFYGGIKSDLHTRAAARSRVNLHLIARFLEKNEEFLDTFSTQNFRNLFNQRIEEESDEIDKPMMEFLLKKISYILNGKYETIDEISQSRLFSHPTGENTTFLEHASTGQQNVIRILQDVFMSMLYNEIIFRVIEEPEAHLHPKTQKHLMHIIALMRNHIDSQIVLTTHSPYLLAVLKNLLAAGQLAQKNPDATTEIEARVSKLCWLTADDVEVYHLKDGISHPIVQPEKEPVLENPLADLLTEF; this is translated from the coding sequence ATGCCTAAACTGGTTGTCAAGAACTTTATAAATATCCGTGAAGCAGAGATCGATATGGATAAAACCTTAGTGGTTTTTATTGGTGAGACAGCCAGCGGGAAAAGTGTCCTCGCGAAGTTATTGTATTTCTTCCAAGAGTTAATCCGCGACTTTCGGCAACACATCAGACAAATCAATACGCACCCCTCAGAATATTTGCAAACTCCCGGGCAAGAAATGTCCACGGTATTCCAGACACAAATCGCCCGCAAATTCCGAGAGTTTTTTGGTGATGCCGAGGGGGTCTCAAAACCGGTTGCGAAAAGTCAGGAGACTACCGGACAAAAATCGACTGAGGAAAAAGAGGGAACCACAAAACCCTTTGAAATCACTTACCACTATACACGGGAAAGTGCTATCAGACTGACGATAACCGACGAGAAAACGCTTCATATTGCGTTACCCGATATTATGGAGGAAGTCGAAAGTCTCTGTTACAACTTACTGGATAAATTGAAAGAGGTTAACTTAAAACAACTTGAGAGTGCCGTAACAGAGACCAATTCACTTGTCCAAACAGATACAACCTCAGAAAACGCCCAAGACACCCAAAGTGCCGATCGGTTCTATTATATTCTGAACATGGCGATCGGAATGAGTGACATCACTGAGAAATTAGCCGGTAAATATCGCGACAGCCTTTTTATTCCCGCAGATAGAAATATTGCTGCCAACTACCCAGATGCCCTTAAAAGGATTTTTTATGGTGGCATAAAAAGCGATCTTCACACGCGCGCCGCAGCCCGTTCACGCGTGAATCTCCATCTCATCGCACGCTTTTTGGAAAAAAACGAAGAATTCCTTGATACTTTTAGTACACAGAACTTTCGGAACCTTTTTAACCAAAGAATCGAGGAGGAATCAGATGAAATCGATAAACCGATGATGGAATTCCTACTGAAAAAAATTTCTTACATCTTAAACGGCAAATATGAAACAATCGATGAAATTTCCCAATCGAGGCTCTTTTCGCATCCAACCGGCGAAAATACAACTTTTTTAGAACATGCGTCGACAGGGCAGCAAAATGTTATCCGAATTCTACAAGATGTGTTCATGAGCATGCTTTACAATGAAATAATCTTTCGCGTGATTGAAGAACCGGAAGCACACTTACACCCAAAAACACAGAAACATCTCATGCACATCATCGCCTTGATGCGAAACCACATTGACAGCCAAATCGTTTTGACAACCCACAGTCCGTATCTTTTGGCGGTCCTCAAAAACCTTTTAGCCGCCGGACAACTGGCACAAAAGAATCCAGACGCTACGACTGAGATAGAAGCGCGTGTCTCAAAGTTATGTTGGCTAACAGCCGACGATGTCGAAGTCTACCACCTCAAAGATGGAATAAGTCATCCGATTGTTCAACCTGAAAAAGAACCGGTTCTCGAAAATCCGCTTGCGGACCTTCTTACAGAATTTTAA